CGAGCGCCCGGAAATAGCTCGGCCAGCCGCAGCCCGAATCGAACTTGGCGTCGGATTCGAACAGCGGCGTATCGCAGCACACGCAGGTATAGATGCCGTGCTCGTGGTGGTCCCAGAATTTGCCGGTGAACGCGCGCTCGGTGGCGGCGTGGCGGGTCACCTGGTATTGCATCGGGTCGAGCTGGTCGCGCCATTCGGCGTCCGTTTTGGTCAGTTTGTCGGTCATATTGGTCTCGCGGGTAGCAATGCGGGTTCGGAACAGGCTCACGACGAGCAGCTCACTTCGAGGTGAGCGGCCCAGTCGGGCGGCAGGGCCGCGTAGGCGTCGTGTTCGGGTTGTTCGTCGAACGGACGCTCGAGCACGGCGAGCAGCGTCTGCACGCCGCTGTAGTCGCCACGCTGCGCCTGTTCGATTGCGGTCTGGGCCAG
Above is a genomic segment from Massilia sp. H6 containing:
- the msrB gene encoding peptide-methionine (R)-S-oxide reductase MsrB; the protein is MTDKLTKTDAEWRDQLDPMQYQVTRHAATERAFTGKFWDHHEHGIYTCVCCDTPLFESDAKFDSGCGWPSYFRALDPANVIEKTDRTHGMLRTEIICAVCDAHLGHVFPDGPPPTGLRYCINSASLRFEPARGDA